The genomic window ATCTTCACTTTCGCTACCACCTGCTAAAAGTAATTCAATTGAATTTTTTAAATGTTTAGCTCTCCATTGTAATAATGTGGCAATCAACTCCTGAATTTCAGAAGCTAGCAAGCTCAAAATCAAGTAAATAAAAACTAAGCCAAGAGTAATATCCACAACGACAGGTAAATTCATTGATAGGCTCCAATAATTTTTTAGTGGCTTTTTTTTGGAAAAATGCTACTAGCAAATTGTATAGCACACATATTTCAATGAAATAATCACTTAATGAAATTTAAAATACTAAAATTTGCTAATTTGGAATAATTTTAATCAAGAATCATCTCTATAAGAATCATAAATTGTTTTTGAAAGCTGAAAATCTTGTATTTAGTCCTCTTGAGAGGAATGCAAGCTATTAGTATCAGAATTTATCCCAGGCGCGATAGTAACGAAGCGGAAGATTTAAATATGTTGGTAATTACTATCTAAAAAGATTACAACTAATTCCTTTAAGTGTTCAGCACGCTATTTAAACCCTGTAGCAATTATTTCATATTTTTCTGAATTTAGCCAGATAAAAACTAAGTAGATAAAAATTAAACTAAGCGTCACATTAAGAAGGAAATACAAGTTAATTTACGGACTACCTAACAGGTAATAAATAATTTATTGGTTGTATTATTTTTATCATTTATCAGCTTAAATGTTCTTTAAATAACCAAGATAAATTTTTCAAAAAATAGCGCTAATTAGAGAAAGTTGAGTTAATCTTGGAAACTAGCAATTGTTAATAACATACGTTGTTACTGGGTGCAACATTGGAGATTTGCTTTGGTCTCTATGTAATCAAACCAGCAAGTAAAATGATTAACATAGAATATGCAAGAAGGAAGCTTTATTTGGAGTCATCTAGAAAAACAGCATCGCACGGTTGGCAAATGGATTGATTGGGTATGGCTAATAGTATTGCTGTTGGCAGCAGTGTTACTATTTAGCATCAATCTGGGAGGATTGCCGCTGCGAGATTGGGATGAAGGGACTGTGGCACAGGTTGCTCGTGAAATTTGGCACGCTCCAGCAGGTTCAATGCGTTGGCTTTACCCAACGCTAGGAGGCGAACCATACTATAACAAGCCGCCTTTGATGCATTTGCTAATAGCTTGGGCTTATTCTCTAGGAGGCGAAAATGAGTTGACAACGCGCCTACCTGGAGCAATTTTAACAGCGACATCTGTACCTTTACTGTATTGCATTGCTCGAGAGATATTTCGCCAACGTTGGGCAGCGATTTATAGCGCCTTAATTTATCTAACAATGTTACCTGTGGTGCGTCATGGGCGGTTGGCAATGTTGGATGGGGCGATGGTAAGTTTTTTGATGGTGATGATGTTGTGCGTGTTGCGATCGCGCCGAGATTTACGTTATTGCCTTGGTGTTGGTATTAGTTTTGGGTTGATTTGCCTGACTCAAGGACTGCTAGGCATATTGCTAGGTGCGATCGCGATCGTATTTCTGTTTTGGGATACGCCACGACTACTCACCTGTTACTATCTGTGGATAGCAATCTTAATTGGTATTCTGCCTGTAGCTGGTTGGTATAGTGCCCAACTAATTCACTATGGTTACACTTTTGCTCAAATTGGCCTTGCAAACCCATCACTAGACCGAATTGGCTCTGTTGTAGAGGGGGATTCTGAACCACCTTGGTACTATGTTATTGAACTTCTCAAGTACACATGGCCGTGGTTATTATTCTTACCACAAACTGTCCGCTTAACCTGGGAAAATCGTAACCTTAGCTGGGCAAAACTAGTAATGGCGTGGAGTGGTGTTTATCTGTTGGTAATTTCTTTCATGATTACCAAAGTTCCCTGGTATCTATTCCCGATTTACCCTAGTTTAGCCTTAGCTTTTGGTATCCAGTTATCAGAGACAGAAAATTCGCCTTTACTCTCATCCTATCCCCGTGCTTGGGTTGCTGGTTTGGCGATCCTTGCTGTAGTCGCTTCTGCTGGTAGCATTTATTTCAGTTGGGGTACAACCCCGAAAACAGACTTACAACTGATTTTTGCCGCAGTAGCTTTAACTATGACTTTAGCAGCTATTTTGGCAGAGCGAGGCGACGGGCAATTTCTGAAGATTTTGTTTTGGGGAAGTTATATTTCACTGCTGCTGTTAATGAAATCTAACTACTGGGTTTGGGAATTATCTGAAGCCTATCCAGTTAAACCAGTCGCCGCCATGATCGTGCGGGCAAATCCAGCTACGAGGAAGATTTACACATCTTTTCCCTACCATCGTCCCTCGTTGGATTATTATAGCGATCGCACCATCATTCCCGCTTCTGTTGGCGAACTGGAATATTATTGGCACTACAACGGCCAACCCTATTTCCTGCTTCATGCATCTGCTTTCAACAATCTTGAATTAGAGTCGATGAAGCTAATTGACCAAGCTGAAGGCTGGAAGTTAGTTACAAAAGATACAAATCGATTGTAAATGTCGGGCATGGGGCAGAAGAGGCAGAGGAGAAAGACTTACTACAATTTCTCCCCCGCTCCTCATCTTCCTCATCTTCCTCATCTTTCTCATCTCCCCCTGCGTTTACGATTACCTACCCAAGCATGTATGGGGATATCAGTACAATTTCGCCATAATAGATAGGTGCATTCTGTTGCTGATTGATTTCCGGCGTGAAATACTTCAAAAATGCCATAATAGGCAATTTAATAGATTATTGAAGGCAGAAATGCGCCTGCTGGCTCGTTGTACAGTCCCATACTCATCAATGTCATTGGTCGAACTACGTGCAATCCTTTCTCTAAGCACCAGCGCAATAACTCAGTATTGCGGGTTGGCAACAGAAATCCTGATTCGGAAATTGCTGTTCCAGCGCCGAGGAGGGCCTTGAGGTCTTGATTACTATGTGCAACTGCGTGTCCATCAAAGCCAAGTACAGTTGTGTATCCTGTAATGTTACCGTTATGTTCAACTACTGTAAGCGTTTGTTGCTCAATCGCATCAAGTAATTCCAGGTGACGAACATGACCATGAACTTGAAAACAGAGTTTGTTGCAGATATCAATATCTGCTAAGGTTGCTGTACGAACCACATACCCTAAAACTTCAAGTTGAAGCGTCGTACCTTTTAGGACTGCAAGCGGTTCTCGCACATGAAATCCGAGCTTGGTATATAAGGATAATGAACTACTATTATAGGCAGCTTGCACTAACCTCACACCTGCAAACTTCTGCTGCCGTGCGTAATCTAAAACGTATTGCATGAGATGTTTCCCGATTGAACATCCTTGTGTCATCGGGCTAACTGAGAGTGGCCCAATTCCCGCAATTGCTCCATTACTCCAGAGGAAATTGCTGCCGACAATATGTCCATCTAGTTCAGCTACAACCGAGTAAATATTTTGACGCTTAAGCAGAGAGGAAAACCACTCAATTGTAGCTTCGACTGAACCCCAGTCTATAGTATAATTATGTTGGTCATGGAGTATCTTAAAGGCTTGGTAACAGATTGAACCGCAGTCATGGGCGTCTTCAATTCTTCCCTCTCGTAAAATGAAGTTTGTGCTTTTCATAATTGGTAGACTAGCCGTTTCAATTTTGTTGCTTACCAGATTTATCAAACTACCCTTTCAGCTTATTTTGTCCCTTATTATGAGTCGTTGTGGGCAATGTTTTCATCCCAAGTATTACCAGACGGGAAATTATAGATCCTCTGGTATCCAGATTTTCTACATTGTTTGGCTAGACTTATAGGATTTGCTGTACCCCGCAAAAAATTAAGGAATCATCGCTACCTTAATAACTTGACGCGCCTTCATCTCACAAAACACCTGTTCTAAATCTTTTAATGGCCGCTGTTCACTAATAAGTAACTCAAAGGGAATTTTGCGACTAGCGATCAGTGCAAGCGCCTCCCGCACATACTTTGGTGTATTATGAAACACGCCTTTGATGGTCAGTTCGCTGTAGTGTAGCTGTTCTGTATTGACGGTAATGCTGGTATCCCGTGGACATCCACCGAATAAGTTGACTGTTGCACCAGGACGGGCGCAGGCGATCGCAGTTTCCCAAACACTTGGTACACCAGTTGCTTCAATCACCACATCTGCGCCCCATCCTTGGGTGAGTTCTTTCACCACACTGGGAATATCCGGGATTTGACGATAATTAAAGGTCTGGGTTGCACCCAATTTCTGACCAATTTCTAGCCTGTGGTTATTACCTCCCCACAGCAACACCTGGGCTTGACCACTCAACGCCGCCACAAACATCAGCCCGATCGCCCCATCTCCTAAGACGACTACTTGATCTTTGGCTTTGACGTTAGAACGGGCTACACCATGCAACACACAAGCTAGAGGTTCCGTCATTGCTGCCAATTCCCACGGCAACTCATCAGGAATCTGTAACAAATTATGCTGTACTATAGCTGCGGGAATTTTCATGTATTCGGCAAAAGTCCCATTATTCCAGGTCAGATTCGGACATAATGAATACTCTTGCCGTTGACAAAAAAAGCACTTCATGCAGGGGGCAGAATTATTAGCGACGATGCGATCGCCTACTTGCCAACCACTGACACCTGCGCCCAAGGCAACAATTCGCCCAGCAGCTTCGTGACCAAACAGCGTCGGCGTTTTCAGCATTTTGGCATGACCACCACGCCGCCAGACTTTCAAATCTGTACCACAAGTTGTTGCCGCCCCCACTTGAATCACAACTTCGCCAGTCGCCGGAGTGGGGTCAGGAACTTCCTCTAAGCGGAAATTTTCTTGACCATAAAGTAACGCTGCTAACAAAGCTTTAAACCTATCAATTAGCTCCATCCGATTTTACCAGTTGAAGCTAGTTGATAGGTTTAAACAAATCAGTCTTGATTTATAGTAGGCTTTTATTAATCTAAAATGCCGTCAAACTAGGAATTCACCACTGGCTGGGGAACAACTCCGGTATTCCGGGTTTCCACATTCGGCAAACGAGTAACAGTTAATAGCGGTACTTCTTGTCGGCACGACAGGCAAAACCAATATAGTTCACCATGACGGGCATGACGCAGCAGGGAACCACCGCAGCATGGGCAGGTGTTGGCTCTCGTACTCATACCAATGTTCTCCTTAAAAAAGTTATTGTTTAAACTGGATAAAAAAGCAATTGATTAAAACTGAATGTTAGCTGCATGAATGCGGCCATTCGATTCTATGCGGTCTTTAATAATTTGTCTGTAAAGAGCTTCATATCCGTTAACCATTTGGCTAACACTAAAGTTGTTTTCTACATATTCTCGACAGGTTTGACGATTGAGTTCTAAAGCTAATGGAATCATCGCTGCCATTTCTGCATAGCTTTTGCAGACAAAACCTGTTTTACCGTGAGCAATCACCTCAGGTACGGAGCCGTAATTCATGGCAAGCACTGGTGTACCAGCTGCCATTGATTCAATCATTACTAACCCAAAAGGTTCTTGCCAGTTAATCGGGAAAAGAGTTATGGCTGCATTGCCCAGAAGTTCAGCCTTTTCGGCGTGGTTAATTTCGCCTAGATATTCAATTTGCTGACCATCTATATGGGGGACAATCTCTTGTTCAAAAAACTTAGAGTCTACTAGATCAAGCTTTCCTGCCATCTTCAAGCGCCAACCACTCTGTTTAGCAATAGCGATCGCATGTTGTGGCCCTTTTTCTGGCGAAAAACGACCTAAAAATGCCAAATATGGAGGTTCTGACGGTTGGGCTACAAATGGGTAATCTGCTAGCTCAATTCCGTTATAAACCGTGCCAATATAATTCAGATCGATTTGACGCTGCGAGTTACTAATGCTGACGTATGGTTGCTTTTGGTGGTAGCTAAATGCGTGACGGTTGTCGTTTGTAAAATTACCGTGCAGGGTGTGCACTGTAGAAGTTGCTGTTATCAAACTCGCTAAAGGTAGTGCCGAAATCCCTACATGAGAATGGATAATATCGAATTGGGCAGCACTTTGGTAAACTTGGCTCAGTTCTAACATTTCGTACACTGCATACTCTTTGACACTTGGGTCTAAGCGCAATGCCTGCGGATAAACTGCTTGTAAATGAGCCAAAGTTTGAGAATCGCCAGAGGCAAATAAAGTTACCTCATGACCGCGACGAACAAGTTCATCAGTCAAGCGACTCACTACCAGTTCTATTCCTCCATAACTAAGAGGTGGAACCCTTTCCCATAAGGGGGCAACTTGAGCGATTTTCATAAGTTTTTTTGGTTCAGTCTATGAAATTGTCCTCATACAATAATGAGTTACATGATTATTGTATGAGTAAAGAGAATTTGTACTTACTCTTTTGACATTTAAATTAATCTAATAGGCTCCCAAAAGCGCAATAACGGCTAACCGGACCGCAAATTCTCTACCGACAAATTTAAGAACAATCGGCAAAAGTCAACTACAATCTATGTTTCTAGCATATAGCAAATCAATTACTTGTTGCATCTGTCTTGGGTATCATAATGAAGTAGAATATTTGGTAGCATAACTTACAAAATTGAATATTTTGTAGCTGACAATACTAAAATCTTCAATGGGATCAAATCATTAAAGCTTCGTTTAAACGTAATTGGGAAATGGAACAGAAATTATAAATATTAAGTAATTGGACAAAAATTACATAATGTGTAATTAGTAATTTACAAAAATTTTGATAATTAACTAATGAAAATCGCTACTTGGAACGTTAACTCAATTCGCACTCGCCTCGAACAGGTTACCGATTGGTTAACTAACAATCCGGTTGATGTTCTCTGCTTGCAAGAAACCAAAGTTGTAGATGCCGAGTTTCCGCGATCGCCTTTTGAGCAGTTGGGCTATAACCTTTATATATCAGGACAAAAATCCTATAATGGCGTAGCCCTGATTAGCCACCAGCCACTTCTAGATGTAAGTAGCGGGTTTAGGGCGATTCTGACCGATTTACACCCCGAATGGGATGAGCAAAAGCGGGTAATTACAGGTGTAATTGATGGTGTTCGGATTGTTAACTTATATGTTCCCAATGGCGCAGCAGTCGGAACTGAAAAATATGAATATAAACTGCGCTGGTTGATTGCGCTACGCGAGTATTTGCGATTGTTGGTGCTGTCACAACCTGCGATTTGTGTGTGCGGTGACTTCAACATCGCCCTAGAAGACAAGGATATTCACGAGCAAGTGAGTACAGAAAATCACATTATGGCAACAGAAACAGAGCGCCAAGCCTTACGGGATATTCTGGAACTAGGATTTGCCGATGCTTTTCGCAAATTCACTACAGAAGGTGGAAATTATAGCTGGTGGGATTATCGCACCGCAGCTTTCCGTCGCAACTTAGGTTGGCGGATTGACCATCACTATCTCACACCTATGCTGTATGAGCGTGCTAAAAGTTGCATTATCGATGTTGCACCCAGGAAATTAACCCAACCCAGCGACCATACGCCAGTAATTGTGGAATTTTGAATGGGGGATTGGGGATTGGGCATGGTAAGAAGCAGGGGAGCAGGGTGCAGAGGTGAGAATTTTCTCCCCGCGTAAGTCCTACATTTGTGATTGCGAATGAAGCGGACTCCAACTCTACCAGACGCTTTGCGAACCCAGAAGCAAGCTACGCAAAAGCCCTTCTCAAGACAGGAGACGCTCTTGCGTTCGGGCATCCTACAGCAGGCGTTCCCGCAGGGTAGCAATTCGCTTGCGGTTTGGGATTGCTTTGCTAGATTTCATTTCGCTCGCAATGACATAATTTTGTGTAACCACTTAGTGTTAGCGTCGCTTCTTGTAGAGGCGCTACGCTAACAAAGTAGGGCTAGAGCCGCTTACTATAAACCTTTAATTATTTACGCCGACGTACTTACAGCTATTTTCAGGTAAATAGACCACGCGGTAGGGGCGCAAGGCCTTGCGCCCCTACGACAGATGTGGTTCAAATACTTGAATTCTGCTGTAATACCCAACCCCTATCAATCAATCTAACGGATGATATATATCCTCAGAACTGGGATTGAGATAAGGATGCTGTAAATCTATTAGATGTTGCGTAAAGTGTTGGTCAATCATCCTCATCCGCTCCTCCATCGCATTCTTACCTTTTTGCCAAGCTTCTAATAAAGCATTAGCGACAATTTGGCAGCGGTTCATCCCAAAACTTTCCTGTGCTGCAAATTTTTGGGTTGGTTCTTCGGCTAAACCTAACCCTGGTGCTAAAAATTTGGTAAACAAGGGAATTTCGGGCTGAAAATGGGATTGATTTTCTGGATAAATAGCCTGAAGGATTGTGCGAATTCCTGAATAGTCGGGGAGTTCAAAGTAGAGTAGCCCCGAATCATAGCGTCCGTATGCACAGGGATTATGAAGAACCTGAAAGTTAAAAGGAATCGACGCTGCATTCAATTGCAGTGTCAGGCTTTCCATGAGAGCGATCGCACCAGATGGCGTAAAGTTAAAGTAAATTCGCCCTGCTCCCAAATCAGCATCGGGGTTGCTCTGGCGTTCCTGTCCGACATTACTAACTGCCAAGTAAGAGTCATTTTGTAGTCGATTTTTGGGCATCCAGATTGCTACCATGTCACCCACTTTGGTAGATTTTTTACTGGATTCTAGATGGCAGTCTGGCTCAATATAAAGTGTTAAACCGCCTTTAGTCACTGCCATAGTACCATCAGGTTCTTTCCGCAATACCTGCCATCGAGGGTCAAAGTAACCGATGCCGTGATTATTGGCGTGCAGATGTTCGTAAAAGTCCCAATCAATTTCCAAAATGGAATTATCTGCTAAATTATGCTTTGGCGGGTGATTATTACTACCAGTATTGACTGCCAAAGTACTTTGCAGGGAGCCATTGTAATAAATCCCATAAAGAAAGTTTCGCAGCAGGAGAGTGAGATATTTTTGTTGTAAATCTACAGAATTGTGCTGAAATCTGTCAGCTATTTTAGTTGGCAGAGCAAAGGGTTGATAATTGGGATGGTAAATACAAAAATTTGACTCAATCTGGATATTCTTAGCAATATCAAATAGAGAATTTAGCGGTTGATTGATAGAGTAATTTAGCATTAATCCATTCACAACTCAAATTTTAAAATCCAAAATTATGAAACAACTCTGGGGCAAAATCTTCTGAGATTTATGATAGGGGAAATAACACGCAGAACCATTTAAAATGTCTAATTTAATTTGAAACCCAGCTTTTAAATTGTTCTGCTCCCTGCCATTAACAACCGCGAAGCCGAGTCTTTTCGTAATAAATCCGAAGTAGCTGTGGCTCCTTTACAGGCTGAGGAAGTTTATGGATTTTTGCCACAGGATTCAGGATTTCTGACTCTGATATCCCGAAAATAGTCAGTATAGCTTGCTGCGGCATAGTGAGTAAACTTTTAGCCACTTGCAGCATACAGATATCAGCATTATTAAAGGATTTGCGGCAGGTAATCATATCCTGAATTTGATGAATCAGTGCTAGCCCCGCAAACTGGATAACGCGCAAAATAAAGTCACTGCGGTATGACAAAATCATGGGGAAAGCATTTATATAAGCTCTAATTAGGGCAACAATTGAAGGTTGTAAAATCTCTAAAGGCGTCAACGCCAGATGTAGAGATTCTTCTAACTCAATGGTAGGGTCTACTACGAGGCTCTTGAGCCAAATTCCTAAATAGCTTGCTAGTAAAGTTCCTAAATCAAAGGCTGGATCTCCCCAAGAACAAGCTTCCCAATCAATTAGTCGTACTAGGCAATTGTCTAGTTTCTCCCACCTGGAATGAACCAAAATGTTGTTCAATTTCAGGTCGTTGTGAGTCAAGCAGCAAGGATTCCAGTCATATGCCAAATCTGCGATCGCTGATTCCAAACTCTCCGACTGCTGGTAAAGTAGATAGAATTTCAGCGCATCCGTGGGAACAGTCCCAAAAATCTCTGGCCCAATTGACTCTACCCCTTGCGCCGGATTGTAAAAGCCATAGCGAAACTCTCCTTCGGGAGCAGTTGCCATAAAATCCCTATATTCTCGGCGGTTATAGGTTGCCCGATGGAGTCCCGCCAAAGTAGTACCGATCGCAGAAGCAATTTGTTGTGGAAAAATATCATTGTTGTGGTAGAATATCGCAAGCTCCAGATATTCACTCAGGTAATTGCGGACGAGGATAGAATTTTCTTCGTCAAAATGCACTACCAATGGTGCGTAGTTTACCGCCGTAGGCATCGCGGAAATATTGCCAAGAACTGGAAAATGCTGGAGCAACTGGTGAAACAGCCACTCCTGAAACAAATCATGGGGCGCGGCGTCTTTGTTATTAAGGTTACGTTCTTGTTTAATGAACAGTTTGCGATTATCTGCTAGAGTCACTAATAAATTGAAATTGTTCTTACTACTTCCTGGCAACTCAGATTTGTCTGATGCGCCATCTTCTGAGCTACACAGTCCCGCATCTTGCAGATACTGGATAACGTTATGAGAAGACAGTGATAATACCATGTATTATTTCCTACTTCATTAAATTACTTAAACTTATCTGTGTTGGTATTTGCTTGTACTTAGCAGTTCTCGGTAGATAGTAACTAGTGTGTGAATAACAATAAAGATTTGTACAATCTACTAATATCCCATCTTTGGGATAAAAACCTGCCAAAATGGCACCAAGTCCTTTACAATTGCTTTAAAATTTGCTCCCAGATAGCGTGACATCTTTACACTTTATCAACATAGTTACTTAGATACATCTAGAGCAAGTTTTATGGTAGAGCCTTTTGATGTAGCTGCATCTCCAGGTTTGTGGCGCAGAAGCATCCCCAGCAAAAAACTGATTAGCGGCAGATGTTGTTCGATGTTTAGTAGTCATCCTGAAAGCAGCAAAGAATTTCAGTAATCCTTCGCAGAAGGAAGCATGACATTCAACGCTATTATTTTTATTTATCATCACAAAGCCAAAAAAACCGGACTTTTTAGGCAATTAGTAATTATTTTTTTCTTTAATTTTCAGAATTTATGTCTGAAAACCTTGTAATCACGTCATTTGTGCCACCGACAAATTGTAGATGACTATAGGCGATCGCAGATAACGGCTACATGAGTGCATCTTATGTAACTGTACTTGTGTCAAGTATGTTAAGGGACTTGCAAATAAAAAACCTTCCTCAAGAGCCTTCCCTGCCTCAAGAGCTTATCCCAACCTTATTGGAAGCCTACCCCACAAGAGTTAACTCCTAGTTTTGATATCGTATAACTGGCATAAGGTGAGGAGTTTTTGCTTGAGGCGATCCGCATTACAACAATATCCGCTTTCCGTGCGACAAATAAATAACTCTAATCAAGTGATTAGCTATGATGTTGTGAATATGCCTCCAATTAGCCTAATTCAGAATATCCAAATGCGAGGTCAATACTATCAATTTGATGGTATTCAAAACTTAAAAATTCCACTTAGGATGGAATATCATTTTCGGAGTTAACTAATTCCCAAAACCTTTGCTACGCTTTTTACTTTTTCGAGGCTCTATCGTCATTAACTCTGCTGTAAAACCTCTGGAATCTTGCAACATTAACTTACGAATTCGCTGGCGTTGGTAAGCCTGCACCTCAGCAGCTAAGGGATGAGTAGGGTCAATTTTTAGGTGAGTAATAGAAGAAACATATTTTTCTTTACTTTCGGGATTATTTGGCTCTTTTAGTCCGCACATAATCCCACCTTCATCTCCTGAATAGCCAACGAAATCAATTTCAAATTCTCTGTCTGGATCAGCATTTTCTCCTTTTTGCTTTAATGTCTTCAAAAACTCCTTTCCAGCCCGTGCTTTAATTGGTAAGCTCTCTTTTAATTTTTCAGTAAGTGCCTTTGCTGCATTGTAATCATCAATTCTCATCGCTCTAGCTCTTTATTTCAGTTTAAAAGGATTTTACTATAGTATTTAACCTTTTCCCCAGTCACAAATTACGCTACAATCTTTAACCCCTGCTAGTTCTGTACGCTCCCCATATCCATCGTGAAACACTATCAACAACAAACCAACGCCTTCCCCAGCGATTACCTAAATAACTTGTGGGGAGAAGTTCAAGCTTGTCCTTACTTTGCTATCAACAACCTCAACCGTGATTTTGTTGGCACCAAAGGATTTTCTGTAGTATTTCAGCGTTGTGGATTAGCAAAAGTAGAACAGCAGTTTCCCTACTTCAAGCCTTACCTAGATTTGGCTCTCCAGCAGAATTGTAATGCTTTTTACCTTAATCCTTTACAGCTAAAAGAAGGCTCCCGTGTCGATCCGCATATTGATCGCTCCTTGCGTTCCTACTCCAAAACCATTGAACCACCTGCGGTTGTTAGTGTCCTCTATGTGCGAGTACCTCCCGATATGGAAGGGGGAGAACTGGTATTGCGATCGCACAAACGCCAACTTGGGCAAATTAAGCCACAAATCAATACTTTACTTTACTTTCAAGGTGATTTAACCCATTCTGTTAATGCTGTGAAAACCCCAGGAAATCGCTTAAGTTTAGTTTGTGAACAGTATAGTTTGAGTGAAGCTGAACTCCAGGAAATTCCAGAGTTCACTGTAGAGTCAAGAAGCACTCAGTCTACAACCAAAAACAGAAACACCTATGCCAAAAACCAACGTTGAAATCGTTCAGGAACTCCTCAAGGGCATCACCAAGTCCGAGGTCGTCAACCGCCTCGTCTCTCCCGACGCCGTCTACGTGTCGCTCAGCTACGATAATCCCGACCTCAAGAAGCTCATGCCCTGGGCGGGCACCCACAAGGACGGCCAAGCCGCCATCCTCAAGACCTTCCAGGATGTCAACACTTTCTGGACCATTGAGGACTTCGACGTCCGCGACATCTTCGGCGAGGGCGAGAACGTGGCTGTCTTCGGCAGCTTCACCGTCCACTCGGTCAAACTCGACAAAACGTTCACCTCACCTTTCTCCATCCAATTGAAGCTCAAGGATGGCCTGGTCACCTACATGCAGTACATGGAGGACACCTTCGGCACCGGCTCGACCTTCCGCTCAAGCGGTATCTGGAAGTTCCAGAGCGACCCCAAGGGCGGTGAAGTCGAGGTTGGAACCTAAAGCTCCCATCTGTCCATCACACCACCAGTGTCCTCGCCAACATCCAGCCTGAGGAACCATCCATTTATGGATGTAAAAATCGCCCTCAAGGAGCATTTGAGCACGGAGTTGAACAACCAGTTCGCGGCGTTAGAGCCGCCGGAACTGTTTATCGGCGAAGTGCAGACAAGCTTCTGTCTGGTCAACTCAACCATCTAATACCATTTCTTTGTGAGGCTGCGCCAAACCCTTTTAACTTCTTTCTTTGTGTCCTACCCTGCGGGAAGCCGTTCCGTGTCTATGCGTCCTTTGCGGTTCGTTTTTCTTTCTTGTACTTAAATATGGTTTAGCGCATCTTCATACAGAATTGGTATAAGAATTGATGTACTCGGAAAGGACTAATTATGAACGGACTAGTAGTCACCAAGGCAACAATGCTTGGTCACACAGTCGGGTATAACCCAATACGGTTCACTTAAGAAAATTGTAGGTTGGGTAGAACTTTAGTGTTACCCAACAAAGTCACGGAAGTGTTGGGTTTCGTTCCTTAACCCAACCTACGCAGAAGTTGAGTTTTAGGCTTAACTGAACTGTATTGGGGTATAACCCTCTTTTGTCACTTTGGGAGAAGCCAATCGCTGAAAGCCTTTCAGAGCTTTAGTTTTCCAGTTTTGGCTACAAACTTTAGTTACTGTTAGATAATATTGGCTCAAAGCTCGACTAAATCAAAGTTTCAGAATCTTGCTTCGATTATTGTTTTCCGAGAGTGACAAAAGAAGGATAAGTGCTCCATCTTTCTACGTGCATCGGTAGTTTTAAAGCCCCAATAAATACTTGTGCCTTGAAGATTGCGTTGTTGCTCCCAAGCAGTAATTTTAGAAGGTAATTTTAGAAGATAAAGCTGAAAG from Nostoc sp. UHCC 0926 includes these protein-coding regions:
- a CDS encoding ArnT family glycosyltransferase, which produces MQEGSFIWSHLEKQHRTVGKWIDWVWLIVLLLAAVLLFSINLGGLPLRDWDEGTVAQVAREIWHAPAGSMRWLYPTLGGEPYYNKPPLMHLLIAWAYSLGGENELTTRLPGAILTATSVPLLYCIAREIFRQRWAAIYSALIYLTMLPVVRHGRLAMLDGAMVSFLMVMMLCVLRSRRDLRYCLGVGISFGLICLTQGLLGILLGAIAIVFLFWDTPRLLTCYYLWIAILIGILPVAGWYSAQLIHYGYTFAQIGLANPSLDRIGSVVEGDSEPPWYYVIELLKYTWPWLLFLPQTVRLTWENRNLSWAKLVMAWSGVYLLVISFMITKVPWYLFPIYPSLALAFGIQLSETENSPLLSSYPRAWVAGLAILAVVASAGSIYFSWGTTPKTDLQLIFAAVALTMTLAAILAERGDGQFLKILFWGSYISLLLLMKSNYWVWELSEAYPVKPVAAMIVRANPATRKIYTSFPYHRPSLDYYSDRTIIPASVGELEYYWHYNGQPYFLLHASAFNNLELESMKLIDQAEGWKLVTKDTNRL
- a CDS encoding GNAT family N-acetyltransferase; the encoded protein is MKSTNFILREGRIEDAHDCGSICYQAFKILHDQHNYTIDWGSVEATIEWFSSLLKRQNIYSVVAELDGHIVGSNFLWSNGAIAGIGPLSVSPMTQGCSIGKHLMQYVLDYARQQKFAGVRLVQAAYNSSSLSLYTKLGFHVREPLAVLKGTTLQLEVLGYVVRTATLADIDICNKLCFQVHGHVRHLELLDAIEQQTLTVVEHNGNITGYTTVLGFDGHAVAHSNQDLKALLGAGTAISESGFLLPTRNTELLRWCLEKGLHVVRPMTLMSMGLYNEPAGAFLPSIIY
- a CDS encoding zinc-dependent alcohol dehydrogenase — its product is MLAALLYGQENFRLEEVPDPTPATGEVVIQVGAATTCGTDLKVWRRGGHAKMLKTPTLFGHEAAGRIVALGAGVSGWQVGDRIVANNSAPCMKCFFCQRQEYSLCPNLTWNNGTFAEYMKIPAAIVQHNLLQIPDELPWELAAMTEPLACVLHGVARSNVKAKDQVVVLGDGAIGLMFVAALSGQAQVLLWGGNNHRLEIGQKLGATQTFNYRQIPDIPSVVKELTQGWGADVVIEATGVPSVWETAIACARPGATVNLFGGCPRDTSITVNTEQLHYSELTIKGVFHNTPKYVREALALIASRKIPFELLISEQRPLKDLEQVFCEMKARQVIKVAMIP
- a CDS encoding glycosyltransferase family 4 protein, which codes for MKIAQVAPLWERVPPLSYGGIELVVSRLTDELVRRGHEVTLFASGDSQTLAHLQAVYPQALRLDPSVKEYAVYEMLELSQVYQSAAQFDIIHSHVGISALPLASLITATSTVHTLHGNFTNDNRHAFSYHQKQPYVSISNSQRQIDLNYIGTVYNGIELADYPFVAQPSEPPYLAFLGRFSPEKGPQHAIAIAKQSGWRLKMAGKLDLVDSKFFEQEIVPHIDGQQIEYLGEINHAEKAELLGNAAITLFPINWQEPFGLVMIESMAAGTPVLAMNYGSVPEVIAHGKTGFVCKSYAEMAAMIPLALELNRQTCREYVENNFSVSQMVNGYEALYRQIIKDRIESNGRIHAANIQF
- the xth gene encoding exodeoxyribonuclease III, which encodes MKIATWNVNSIRTRLEQVTDWLTNNPVDVLCLQETKVVDAEFPRSPFEQLGYNLYISGQKSYNGVALISHQPLLDVSSGFRAILTDLHPEWDEQKRVITGVIDGVRIVNLYVPNGAAVGTEKYEYKLRWLIALREYLRLLVLSQPAICVCGDFNIALEDKDIHEQVSTENHIMATETERQALRDILELGFADAFRKFTTEGGNYSWWDYRTAAFRRNLGWRIDHHYLTPMLYERAKSCIIDVAPRKLTQPSDHTPVIVEF